Proteins found in one Quercus robur chromosome 2, dhQueRobu3.1, whole genome shotgun sequence genomic segment:
- the LOC126715222 gene encoding probable WRKY transcription factor 3 gives MAKSEDSGRVTAPRPTITLPPRPSMETLFTGGPGASPGPMTLVSSFFSDNYPDSDCRSFSQLLAGAMASPLATPTFFTHKDNSLKDNTSGFKQSRPTNLVVASSPLFTIPPGLSPSGFLNSPGFFSPQSPFGMSHQQALAQVTAQAALVQSHMNMQAEFQPSTLAASTESLTHNPSFTISEASRQQMVPSTSDPRSSMMEQSEASHSDRKYQPTIAVDKPTNDGYSWRKYGQKQVKGSEFPRSYYKCTHLNCPVKKKVERSLEGQITEIIYKGQHNHELPQPNKRAKEGSDLSGNTNSQAKSDLGLQNQAGNWNKSSQVVPAYSVPERDQESTQTAPTQLTGSSDSEEEGDAETREEGGGDEPNPKRRMTDAGISEVPLSHKTVTEPKIIVQTRSEVDLLDDGYRWRKYGQKVVKGNPHPRSYYKCTSVGCNVRKHVERASTDPKAVITTYEGKHNHDVPAARNSSHNTANRIAPQKVVTEKHPLLKEMNFGSNDQRPVLLQLKEEQITV, from the exons atggcaAAGAGTGAAGATTCAGGGAGAGTTACAGCACCAAGGCCAACAATAACACTCCCACCTCGACCATCCATGGAGACCCTTTTCACAGGTGGGCCTGGAGCAAGCCCTGGACCCATGACTCTtgtctcttccttcttctctgaCAACTACCCTGACTCTGATTGCCGTTCCTTCTCTCAGCTACTCGCTGGAGCCATGGCCTCTCCTCTAGCCACTCCCACCTTCTTCACCCACAAAGACAATTCTTTGAAGGACAACACTTCTGGGTTTAAGCAAAGTAGGCCAACCAATTTGGTTGTTGCTTCCTCACCATTGTTCACTATTCCACCTGGCTTGAGCCCCTCTGGCTTTCTCAACTCCCCTGGATTCTTTTCTCCTCAG AGCCCCTTTGGAATGTCCCACCAGCAGGCCTTGGCACAGGTTACAGCTCAAGCTGCACTAGTCCAATCTCACATGAACATGCAAGCTGAATTTCAACCTTCTACACTAGCAGCTTCTACAGAGTCATTGACACATAATCCATCCTTTACTATAAGTGAAGCTTCACGACAGCAGATGGTACCCTCAACATCAGACCCCAGAAGTTCCATGATGGAACAATCAGAGGCCTCACATTCTGATAGGAAATACCAGCCTACCATTGCTGTTGATAAGCCTACCAATGATGGCTACAGCTGGCGTAAATATGGGCAGAAACAGGTTAAGGGCAGTGAATTTCCACGAAGCTACTACAAATGTACACATCTGAATTGTCCTGTCAAAAAAAAGGTTGAGCGTTCTCTTGAAGGACAAATAACTGAAATTATCTACAAAGGACAGCATAATCATGAACTGCCTCAACCCAATAAGCGTGCAAAAGAAGGTAGTGATCTAAGTGGAAATACAAATTCTCAAGCTAAGTCAGATCTGGGTTTGCAAAATCAGGCTGGAAATTGGAACAAGTCGAGTCAAGTGGTACCAGCTTATTCAGTTCCTGAGAGGGATCAAGAATCTACTCAAACAGCACCCACTCAGTTAACTGGATCAAGTGACAGTGAGGAGGAAGGTGATGCAGAAACAAGAGAAGAGGGGGGTGGTGATGAGCCAAATCCAAAGAGAAG GATGACAGATGCTGGGATATCTGAGGTACCTTTGTCGCACAAGACTGTGACAGAACCAAAAATCATTGTGCAAACAAGAAGTGAAGTTGATCTTTTAGATGATGGCTATAGGTGGCGGAAGTATGGACAAAAGGTGGTCAAAGGCAATCCTCATCCAAG GAGCTATTACAAATGCACTAGTGTGGGATGCAATGTCCGTAAACATGTTGAGAGAGCTTCAACAGACCCTAAAGCTGTCATAACAACATATGAGGGAAAGCACAATCATGATGTCCCAGCAGCTAGAAACAGCAGCCACAACACAGCCAATAGAATTGCACCACAGAAGGTGGTGACTGAGAAACATCCATTGCTTAAGGAGATGAATTTTGGAAGTAATGACCAGAGACCAGTACTTCTACAACTTAAAGAAGAGCAAATTACAGTATAA